The following DNA comes from Rhea pennata isolate bPtePen1 chromosome 7, bPtePen1.pri, whole genome shotgun sequence.
GGGACCAGGACACCCGTCCCTGCGCCTTTTCCTCACAgctccagccccccccccccccccccggccggtGGAAGACGCAAACCAGGGAGCTTCTGCCATCGCCctgccgcgggcggcgggcagcccATGGCAGGGCAGCCCATGGCAGGGCAGGGCGCGCtcccggggcggggcggggcggggcggggcgcgccgccccgccgcccccggccgaGCGCgaccccgccgcgccgcccgctaAGATGGCGGCGGTGCCTcccgcctcccccggcccggcccccgcggccgcgctccgccgcgggcgccgctgggagctgtagtcttccgcccgcccgcccgccgccgccgcccgccggcgcgagccgccgggccccgcgccgcgagccgccgggccccgcgccgcgccgcgccgcactGCGCCGCCGGGcaggagcggggcggcggcggcggcggcggcggcgggggctgggcTGCGGCAGCGGGACTACGAGTCCCGTGGTgctcggggcggcgggcgcgcatGCGCCGCGGGAGGAGGGCGGTGGCGGGGAGCGCCGGGCgcgccggggcaggggccggggccggggccgggcggcggcgggaagcgCTCGGCCGGGCGCCGCCATGCCCCGGGACAACATGGCCTCCCTGATCCAGCGGGTGGCGCGGCAGGCGCGCATCACCttccgcagccccgcggggccggcctTCGGCGAGAACCTGCAccggctgcagcagctgctggacGAGGTGCGCGCCGAGGACCTGCACCtggcgccgcgggggccggcgccggtggcggcggcggcggggtgccCGCGGGCCGGCGCGGTGCCGCCCGTGAGCTACATGCACATCTGCGAGACGGAGAGCTTTAGCATGGGCGTGTTCCTGCTGCGGAGCGGGGCCTGCATCCCGCTGCACGACCACCCGGGCATGAACGGCATGCTCAAGGTGCTCTACGGCACGCTGCGCATCGCCTGCATGGACacgct
Coding sequences within:
- the ADO gene encoding 2-aminoethanethiol dioxygenase, with translation MPRDNMASLIQRVARQARITFRSPAGPAFGENLHRLQQLLDEVRAEDLHLAPRGPAPVAAAAGCPRAGAVPPVSYMHICETESFSMGVFLLRSGACIPLHDHPGMNGMLKVLYGTLRIACMDTLPAAAAAPPPPAAAAAAGACHRALLRSRQHYTPASPPCLLSPHTDNLHQIDAVDGPAAFLDILAPPYDPEHGRDCHYYRLLEGPPAAAEPPALPREVWLLETPQAADFWCGGEPYPGPRVCP